Within Acomys russatus chromosome 7, mAcoRus1.1, whole genome shotgun sequence, the genomic segment aggCAGAGTCTCATAAAGCTTAGTTTCACTCTGTCAGGTCCTATTTCAACATGattattttacaatttaaagTTACACATATGCACTGAATATTTTAAGGGACTTAGAAAGATATGAGATGCTTTTAAATGTAATGCTTAGGATATGGTATAACCCACTAATAGAGCACTTGTGTCCATGTGcaaagtcctaggttcaatctccagctcCAACCCAATCTTATAAGCTAAACAATTTGTAAGAGAGCCCAACCCCTCACACCAAAGTTTTTCCCTTTCTGGTTGGATTCCATgggatatgtaaaaataaacaataaataaatagatagatacatgaagTGGGGAGCagaatggaagggaagggaggccTCAGTTGGAAGGGGCAGGGTGATATAATCTAAACACATTGCCAGCACTCACTAATTATTGATGCAATTTAAGAATCAGCCAAGTAAGCTTTATGTCAAGTGcatgtttctcagccatatgTCACTGCTGAAGATCATAAGATGTTTCTATAGAGAAATATTCATATTGTGTCAGTGGAAGTTTTGGGGAGCTAAATCTCAGCATAACATGACAAAGTTAAAGGGAAAAATCTATACTTACTCCTGCAGTAACTATTTAAACGTTCTGTGCAACACAAATATTGTTTCTGATTAGCAGTATCTGTCTGCAGCTCTGGTCTTATCTTGTTTCTTACAGCCTCCGAAGCAGGTTATGGATTCCCTGCTTGATTTCCCTGGTTCTTACCCCATAAACAATGGGATTCAGAGCTGGGGGGATGAGGTGATGCAGGATGTTGAGCAGGATGGGAACATCTGGGGGTATCCTCTCCCTGGCCAGGTTAGTGATGACCAGCACCAGCAGGACTGTgctgaagaagaggatgaggatgaagtgGGAGCCACATGTGCTCAGGGCCTTGGCCACGGCTCCCTCGGCTTTGATCCTGAGCACAACATTGAAGATAAAAGAGTAGGAGATAACAATGAGGATGAGATCAGATCCCAGAAGAGTCCAACCTATGACAAACTGGTAGAGTTTATTAAAGGTGATGTCATCACAAGAGAGTTTGGATACAGACATATTAGTGCAGATGCAGTTCTTGATAATTCTTACACAGTATCTCAGTTGGGAAGAAAGTATGGGGATGGGCATAGTAAGAATTCCATTTCGGGTTGCCACAAAGATGGCAGCTCTAGCCACAAACTGGTCAGTGATGATGGATGGGTACTGCAGAGgcttgcagatggccacatagcgatcaTAGGCCATGACCATGAAGGTGCAGGACTCCATGGTCAGGAAACTGTTCATGACGAACAtctggaggaagcaggcagagaagcTGATGGATTTGCTGTCAAACCAGAAGATGGCCAGAACCTTCGGTATGACAGTGAGGCAGAGCACAATGTCCAACagggacagcaggctgagcaggtaGTACATGGGCTCATGCAGAGAGGCCTCCATCCTGATGGTGATGAGAAGGGTGGCATTGGCCCCCatggccaggaggaagaggaggctgaggggcagggacagccaATGCTGCCAGGTCTGGAAGTTAGGGAAGCAGATGAGGAGGAAGTCAGAGACCAGGATAGAGGAAGTGTTGCTTTGTGCTTCCATGTGTTGCCTTCTGATCATGACTAACACCAGAAAACCTTGGGGctagaacagaaataaataatacaatatcCAAAAGGAAGTGATATGTTCCCCCAAATAGTCACTAAAAAGTAGAAGTAGGGCCCAGGAGTcaactcagtaggtaaaggcatttgctgacaagcctagtgacctgagttcaatccctggacctacatggtagaagagagaacCGATTCCCACAAGTTCTCCTttgtcctccacacatgtgccatggcatgcaggGGACACCTCTCAGCcccacacatataataaataaatcattttaaaattataagagtTGATTTGGCACTGTCCTAGGTATGGCCTCTAAGAATTAACAGAAAAACTGTATTTCCTGGTTTTATTTGGATCACTCCAGTTTatgctgctttttatttcttcataccCAACTTGATTAATAAATCATATTAACGTTCTTCTTAAAAATAGATTTCTATTGTTTAAtttcacagaggaaagagaaaatgcataAGTAAGTTAAGCTACTTTTTCTAAATGACAGTAGTAAAAACATGAAGTCTATATCTGCCACTAATGGTTTTTCCTGTCGCTGAAACAAAATGCTCAGGCCTTAAAGTTGACCAGCCATGACGACTTCATTGgactgtctggtttttttttgttgttgttgttttttttttttgtttgtttgtttgtttgttttttcttcttctaagagaAGATATTACAAGTAAATCAGAAGGCAGACCCAAGTGCATCACGAGACTGTATATCTGGCAACTTCATTGGAGACATAGCCTTCATTTGGACAAGAATAACAACCttgatgacattttaaaagacagagtcagAAATAAGATATAGCAAAACATCCTCCAATGTCCCAGACATTCGGTGAGATGAGACTAAAAGATGTCAGTAGCCGGCAGGTTTTGGATCGTATCAACTGACTCTCACGAATTCTCCCTGAGTCATTAAGCAACTTCTCATTAGTTACTGGCCTTGTAGGTGATAAATACTGTAGGAAACTTTTAATAAGCTAAGGTTTTGCTTGGCTTCCACAGCAACGCTATTCTCTGAGCTTCAGTGGATACGCACCAGTGGAACTGTGCTTTTAACACTCTGAGAAAGCCCACACTTGGCAATTTATAACTCAGCAATGATAGTGTTCCTGTTGAGAGCTGAGGTCTCCTATGCCCAGCTTTCTTCTCTTGTCTGAGAAAACAGCAGTGGCTTTGTCAAAGGCAAGGAGTAAGTGTGTGAATAGTGAAAGAAAGGCATTTTAGAGGTAGGAAAAAACTAATTTACTTTAATGTCTTGCCCACTGTGTTATCACCCTACACAGGCTTTCCAGCACTATAAAGTCTAGGCCAAAACTGGACTACAAACCATGTACGCacccaaaggtactgagttcagtgTAGGACAGTACTGTTAGGTACTTGTCCTTACCCAAAGGCTACTACTGAGCTCAGTGTGGGACAGTACTGCTAGGCACGTGTCTTTACCCAAAGGTTACTGAGTTCAGCGTGGGACAGTACTGCTAGGCACTTGTGATTATCTAAAGGCTACTGAGTGTGGGACAGTACTGCTAGGCACTTGTCCTTACCCAAAGGCTACTGAGTTCAGTGTGGGCCAGAACTGCTAGGCAATTGTCCTTTCACTTTGGTTCATACATGAAGGTAATCCTGATGACATCTCTTACTTTGGATTTGGgaacttattttatttggttCCATTTCTGGGTCCACTCAATTatggttttactttctttttaaatagccttCCTTTAGAGATTTGTTTGTGAATTGATCTTCTTTGCTTCACAGTGGAAACACATGAAGGTCAGGAATAATCAGCCCATGCTTTGTCCCAACACAGGTCATCTCCCACAGATGACCTCTCTAGCAACCTCCACCCAGGCCACACCCTGCTCTTCTCTCACACCTTCATATCGTCTTCCTTCAAGCAGGGAATTTAGATCTACTTTTTATTAACAGACATACCTACTATTTACTGGAGAATGGCAAATTTTTCAGATCTCATCAAATATGGCACTAGGCACATTATTTTTGTgtaagaaatatatgaaaactaGTACCAACTAACACTcataaagaaagacaaaacagtgAAGATTTAAAAGGTAGAAACTGAATTATAAAGAATGCAACTTtacaaatatatcaaaataaaagcatatttattCTTTCCCATAAGTCAGACTATATAAACTTACCTCGGCTAGTTGGTAGAGagcttaaagaaataaatgttcttcTGTAAAGTTATCTGTATCATTTCCAATTGGTTATGCAATTATTTTCCCTAGAAGAATGAAACAAGCATGAAGAATTATATCCATATCCTGTCTAGACTCTCCCAAGGAATATGGTGACTTGAGCGATGAAAGAGATGATCCAATCCAACCCAAGAGGCAAGAGAGTAATAACATGTAGGGTAGGGTGGGAGCCCAAAAGATTAACTAAGGAGCCATGATGCCTGACCCTCAGCCACCTGACACTAGTAAGTTCAGCAGACTTTTGTATGGAACTGAACTGTAGTTGATGTCATAAGGTTTCTGAGACTTTCTTAGCCTTTGGTCCATACAGACAAAGGTCAAGTATAGATATAATTCAAGAGTCTTTACCCTGATAATACCTATTTTCTGAATGTGTAGTGTACAGTTCACACTGGAAAATGGAAAACCCAAAAGAAAGTAGGTGTGTTCTCGACTCTGAAAAACTGGCACAATCTAAATTTTTGAATACCAGGCTTGTAGTAATCCTACTGGAAGAAGTCCTTCTTTCTGCCTGAATTCAACACCCAAGCCTCCCCATACACCACCAACTCTGCCTCAAACATTCCTGGTTCTAAGCCAGTATCGGCACTCCCAGAGCAGCTACTACAATTGCTATTTATGACAGTTGGTTGCACTATATAAACCAGCTTCTCAGAGGTGCTAAAGGGAATTCTCATGCCCTAAGTTCCATTCCATCCCTTCGCTCCTCACTGCCCACAGGGGCTAAGGCCACTTCAGATGTCTGAACTGGGAACATGCATCGTATTCCTCATGGAGTTGGATAAGGAAACACAGAACACAAGCACAATATGAAATCAAtgccaaggaagaaaacaaagttccataaaataaaaatggcataggGAACTTTAAACAGAGAGTACATACATTTGAAAGCAAATATTTCTAGACTTACCATCTTAACTATTTCAAGATGGGAGAGTACTCTTAGAAAAAGATGTttatgaactctggcgccccatatttgaccacgtccctttggtgggagacctggtaacactcagagaaagaataggaaggctactgagatgagacttgataggctgtgaccatatggtggtggaggaggtccacttctgtcacagacctaggggatgggaatagggtgaaaaagggagagaggaatgggaggagacaagcaaagggataaaaattgagatataatataaataaattaataaaaataaataagaaaaaaagaaaaagatgtttaagAGGTGAAATGCAGACATTTCTTGACTTTTTATGGAGTTACCTAGCAAcaattttaaactgaaaattgttcaaaatgtaaaatattctaTTTGAGCTGAGAAGgaggctcagtaggtaaagataaACAAGCAccagaacctgagttc encodes:
- the LOC127192267 gene encoding olfactory receptor 56A4-like isoform X2: MSVNKNNTSSILVSDFLLICFPNFQTWQHWLSLPLSLLFLLAMGANATLLITIRMEASLHEPMYYLLSLLSLLDIVLCLTVIPKVLAIFWFDSKSISFSACFLQMFVMNSFLTMESCTFMVMAYDRYVAICKPLQYPSIITDQFVARAAIFVATRNGILTMPIPILSSQLRYCVRIIKNCICTNMSVSKLSCDDITFNKLYQFVIGWTLLGSDLILIVISYSFIFNVVLRIKAEGAVAKALSTCGSHFILILFFSTVLLVLVITNLARERIPPDVPILLNILHHLIPPALNPIVYGVRTREIKQGIHNLLRRL
- the LOC127192267 gene encoding olfactory receptor 56A4-like isoform X1; amino-acid sequence: MIRRQHMEAQSNTSSILVSDFLLICFPNFQTWQHWLSLPLSLLFLLAMGANATLLITIRMEASLHEPMYYLLSLLSLLDIVLCLTVIPKVLAIFWFDSKSISFSACFLQMFVMNSFLTMESCTFMVMAYDRYVAICKPLQYPSIITDQFVARAAIFVATRNGILTMPIPILSSQLRYCVRIIKNCICTNMSVSKLSCDDITFNKLYQFVIGWTLLGSDLILIVISYSFIFNVVLRIKAEGAVAKALSTCGSHFILILFFSTVLLVLVITNLARERIPPDVPILLNILHHLIPPALNPIVYGVRTREIKQGIHNLLRRL